The sequence below is a genomic window from Betaproteobacteria bacterium.
GAGGGCCAGACGACGACGAAAGTGCCGTCGGAAAGGGCCGCCACGGTGGGGGCGTAGTCACCATTGCCACCGTTGCTCTGGCCGCCGCTGGTCGTGGTATTGACCAGGAAGCTGCTGCCGAAAGTGTTGGCCACCGGGTTGTAGATGCGGCCATAGACCCCGTTGACGCTGCCGTCGTTGCTGCCACTGTCGCTCCACACGATCACCACGCTGCCGTTGCCCAGGGTGGCGGCGTCGGGTACGTACTGGGCACCGCTCTGGGCGGTGCCGCCCGCCACCACGGTGCTGACCAGGGTTTCGGGCCCGATCTTGACGCCGGTGTTGTCGAAGCGTTGCAGGTAGATGTCGCTGCCGTTGGACCACACGCCGGTAAAGCCGCTGGCGTAGGCGGCGACGTTGTCGTTGTACTGGGTGCCGCTGGTGGCGGTGTGAATCTGGAATTGCACGCCCTGGGCCACGCCGGACGCGTTGTAGCGCTGACCGTAGACGCCGTAGCCGCTGCCGTCGTTACCCACATCCTGCCAGGTAATGACGTAGTCGCCCGTGGTCAGCCCGGTGATCTGGGGCCAGTCCTGGGCGCCTCCGGTCAGACTGTTGACCCGGAATTCGGGGCCCAGGGCCTCGCCATTGTTGGCGTAGCGCTGCGCATAGACGCCGTCCCCGGAACCGTCCTGACCCGTGGACACCCAGGTCACCACGTAGCTGCCGTCCGTCAGCTTCGCCGCCGACGGCCATTGCTGCTGATTGGGCGTATAGGTATTGACCTGCTCCTCACCGTAGGCCGTCGGCGTGCCGTCGACTTCGCGCGTCACGTTGATGGTGACCACCCCCGGCTCGCTGGCACCACCGTCGCCGTCATAGACGCGCAGCGCAACGGTCCGGCTGGCCTGAGGACTGCCCGAACTGTTGGCGTAGGTGAGGTTCTGGATCAGTTGCTCCACGGCGTCGACCGTGGCGCTGGCGTTCAGAGTGACGACCAGGGCAGCGCCGTTGCTGCCCCCGCTGATCGTACCGATGACCTGGGCGCCGCTTCCGTCGTTGAAGGTCACGTTGCTGCCTGAAACGCCGATCTGCCCCGCGCCGCCGCCCTGGTTGCGGACGCCGAGCTGGTCTTCGGCGCTGCCGTACTGGATGAACGCCAGTTCGACGCGGCCCCCGGCAAAATCGGTCGAATCCGGGTCGATGAAGCTGACGGCGGCGTCGATGACCTGCGGCGTGGCATTGACCAGGTTTTCCCCGAAGGTGACGGTGCCGGCAAAGTCCGCCAGGTAAGGATCGCCTTGACGGGGAAGTTCGGCGGCGGTCCCGAAGAGTTGCTGGTAAACACCGCCGCTGCTGCCGTCCTGACCTTCGGACCGCCAGACGACGACAAGATTGTCGCTGCCCAGGTGGGCGATGGCGGGTTCGTTCTGGACACCGGTCGGAAAGGTATTGACCTTTTGCTGCCCCGTCGTCGCGACACCGCTGGCGTCATACTCCCGAACGTACACGTCCGCGGTCGTCCCGCTGCCCGACACGTCGTAGTTGTCGTTGTACCAGGTGACGGCGAAGCCGCCGTTGGCCAGGGCGGTCACGTCGGGCTGATATTGCCCCCCATTGGTGGACTCGTTGACCCGGAATTCCCCTCCCACCACAGCACCGCCCGCGTCATAGCGCTGGCCGTAGACGCCGGCACTGCTGCCATCCTGGCTATCGGAGCGCCAGACCACCACGAAACCGCCACCGACCAGCGTCGTCACGGAAGGCTCGTACTGGGCACCGCTCACAAAGGTATTGACCTTGAACTGGCTGCCGGCGGCGACGCCGGCGCTATCGTAGCGCTGGGCGTAAACCCCGTAGCTCGAACCGTCGGTCCCGCTCTGGTCGGTCCACACCACGACGAAGCTGCCATCGGCGTTGGCGGCGATGTCCGGGTCGTTCTGGTTGCTGCCGGTCGTGGTATTCACGCGGAACTCGGGGCCAAGGGCGGCACCGGCGTTGCTGTAACGCTGCGCATAGACGCCGTAGCCGCTGCCATCCTGGCCATTGGAATACCAGGTGACCACGAAACCGCCGGTGTAGGCCGCCACGCTGGGCGTCCCCTGATCGGCACTGATGTAGCTGTTGACGCGGAATTCGCTGCCCTGAGCCACGCCGCTGGCGTTGTAGCGTTGGGCATAGACCCCGTAGCTGGAGCCGTCCGTGCCGGACTGATCGGTCCAGGTCACCAGAAAACCGCCGTCGGAAAGGCCCACGACGCTCGAATCGAGCTGATGGCCGGCCGTGGTGGAATTGACCCGGAATTCCGGGCCGGTCGGAATCCCCAAGGCCGTATAGCGCTGGGCATAGATGCCGTAGCTTCCCGCTGCATCCTGAGTCAGAGAGGTCCACACGACGACGTAGCCGCCGCCGGTGAGTGCCGCGACAGCGGGGTCACTCTGGTCGCTGTCGGTATAGGTGTTGACCTGATCTTCGCTGTAAATTTTGGCCATGCTGGTCTCCTCTCAGGGTTCTGGATGCCCGTGGCGGGCAATCGGGCACGACGAATGCAATAAGCAGACCACTGACGTAGAATCAACGACCTCACGCCGGGGGGTCAAAATATTCCCCAGAGTGTGTAAAATTTCTCGACACCGCAAGGGGCTGCCGCTCTACTACTTTGGTCATAACCCGGCTCCCGCAGCGCTACCCCGGCCATTCCTCATGTCATTACGCAGCACTCAATATAACCCCATGTCATGACACTCCTCCTGCGCAGCGCCGTTCTCCGTGATCTGGAATCCGCCCATGCCGATCAGCCGCTCATGGCCCGGGCCGGGGCCACGGCGGCGGAGTGGGCCACGACGCTGGCGGTGGAAGCTTCCCGCCCCATCCTCGTCCTGGCCGGCCCCGGCAACAACGGAGGCGATGCCTTCGTCGCGGCGCTTCGGCTGAGGCAGCAGGGGGCCGCGGTGCGGGTCGTCTTCGTCGCCGACCCGCAGACACTGCCGACGGACGCCCGGGCAGCCCACGCGGACTTCCTCGCCGCGGGAGGGACGACCGTCGCGACCATTCCGGACGGCGAGCGCTGGGGGCTCATCATCGACGGCCTGTTCGGCATCGGTCTGGCCCGCTCCCCCGAATCCCCTTACGCCGAGTGGATTCCGACCGCCAACGCCCTGGCCGGCCGCGACGCCTGCCCCCTCCTGGCCCTCGACTGCCCCTCGGGTCTCAACGCCGATACCGGCCGGGCCCACCACCCGACGATCCGGGCCACCCACACCCTGAGCTTCATCGCCGACAAGCCCGGCCTCCACACCGCCGATGGCCCCGACCAGTGCGGCCTGATCCGCATCGCCTCCCTGGGCCTCGACCTCACCGTCGCGACCCCGCCCGCCGGGCGTCTGGTCACCCCCGCGCTCTTTGCCGAGGCCCTGGTGGGCCGCCTGCACAATACCCACAAGGGAAGCTTCGGCAGCGCCGGCATCGTCGGCGGCGCCCACTCCATGCTGGGGGCCTCCCTGCTGGCCGGGCGGGCGGCACTGCGCCTGGGGGCCGGCCGCGTCTATGTCGGCCTGGTGGATCCGGAGGCCCCTTCCTTCGACCCGGCTTGCCCGGAACTCATGCTGCGTCGGCCGGAGGGAGTCCTGGAGGCCGGTCTCACGGCCCTGGCCTGTGGTCCCGGCCTGGGCAACAGCCTCACCGCCATCAGCCTGCTGGAGCGCGCCCTCGGCCTCGACCTGCCCGTCATTCTCGATGCCGACGCCCTCAATCTCATCGCCTTCGAATCGGCGCTGCAAAGCGCCGTGGCCCAGCGCACGGCCCCCACCCTCCTCACCCCGCACCCCCTGGAGGCGGCGCGCCTCATGGACTGTGAACCGGAAGAGGTACAGGCCGACCGCATCGGCATCGCCACCGAACTGGCCTGGCGTTTCGACGCCCAGGTGGCCCTCAAGGGGTGCGGGACCGTCATCGCTTCCCCCAAGGGCCAATGGTGGATCAACGCCACCGGCAACCCGGGCCTCGCCTCGGCGGGCACCGGCGACGTGCTCACCGGCTTCACCCTCGCCCTCCTGGCCCAGGGCTGGACGCCGGAAAACGCCCTCCTGGCCGCGGTACACCTGCACGGCGCCGCAGCCGACGCCCTGGTGGAAAGCGGTTCCGGTCCCGTGGGCCTCACCGCGAGCGAACTGGTGGATCCGGGCCGGCGCCTCCTGAACCGCTGGCTGCGCGGTGGCTGAACAGCATCCCCTGCGGGGAATCCTGCTGCTCTTCTGCTCCCTCTTCTTCTTCGCCGCCCTCGACGCCACGGCGAAGTATCTGGCGCAGTCCTACAGCGTCCCCCTCCTGGTCTGGGCACGCTACTGCGTCCATTTCCTGCTCATGGCCGTCATCCTCGGCCCGCGCCTGGGCCGCAGCCTGATACGCACCGGGAATCCGCGTCTGGTCATCCTGCGGGGCCTGTTCCTGGTCGGCTGCACGGCCTTCGGCGTCGCTGCCCTGGCCCGCATGCCCCTGGCGGAAACCACCGCCATCGCCTTCACCGCCCCCCTGCTGGTGGCCCTGCTGGCCGGTCCTCTGCTGGGGGAACGGCTCACACCGCTGCGCTGGGGGGTCGTGTTCATCGGTTTCGCCGGCGTCCTGCTCATCGCCCGGCCGGAAGGGGGCGTCACCCCCAGCGGTGCAGGGCTCGCCCTGGGCGCATCAGCCTGCTTCGCCGCCTACCAGATCCTCACCCGCCGTCTGGCCGCCAGTGAATCCACCCTGACCCTGCTGTTCTACACCGCGCTGTCGGGGAGCGTGGTCACCAGTCTTGCTCTGCCCTTCTTCCACGCCGATCTGGTCGTCCCTCCCCCGGGCGATGCGCTGCTGATCTGCGCCCTGGGCGTCCTGGGCGGCAGCGGCCACTTCCTCCTCACCTGGGCCTTCCGCCACGCCCCGGCCTCCCTCCTGTCGCCCTTCACCTATCTGCAACTGGTCTGGGCCACCCTGCTGGGCGCCGCGGTCTTCGGCCACTGGCCCGACGCCCTCGCTTTCCTGGGCATGGCCATCATCGTCGCCGGCGGGGTCGTGCTGGCCATCAGGACAGCGCCCGCAAACCCCGAGAGCCGGTGAAAATCTCACTCACCGCCGCTCGTCATGCCCAACTGCGTCCGCGGGGCGCGCGGTCATTTGCGCAGGGACTCAATCCCGCGACGGCGGATAGGGA
It includes:
- a CDS encoding DMT family transporter — translated: MLFCSLFFFAALDATAKYLAQSYSVPLLVWARYCVHFLLMAVILGPRLGRSLIRTGNPRLVILRGLFLVGCTAFGVAALARMPLAETTAIAFTAPLLVALLAGPLLGERLTPLRWGVVFIGFAGVLLIARPEGGVTPSGAGLALGASACFAAYQILTRRLAASESTLTLLFYTALSGSVVTSLALPFFHADLVVPPPGDALLICALGVLGGSGHFLLTWAFRHAPASLLSPFTYLQLVWATLLGAAVFGHWPDALAFLGMAIIVAGGVVLAIRTAPANPESR
- a CDS encoding NAD(P)H-hydrate dehydratase, whose protein sequence is MTLLLRSAVLRDLESAHADQPLMARAGATAAEWATTLAVEASRPILVLAGPGNNGGDAFVAALRLRQQGAAVRVVFVADPQTLPTDARAAHADFLAAGGTTVATIPDGERWGLIIDGLFGIGLARSPESPYAEWIPTANALAGRDACPLLALDCPSGLNADTGRAHHPTIRATHTLSFIADKPGLHTADGPDQCGLIRIASLGLDLTVATPPAGRLVTPALFAEALVGRLHNTHKGSFGSAGIVGGAHSMLGASLLAGRAALRLGAGRVYVGLVDPEAPSFDPACPELMLRRPEGVLEAGLTALACGPGLGNSLTAISLLERALGLDLPVILDADALNLIAFESALQSAVAQRTAPTLLTPHPLEAARLMDCEPEEVQADRIGIATELAWRFDAQVALKGCGTVIASPKGQWWINATGNPGLASAGTGDVLTGFTLALLAQGWTPENALLAAVHLHGAAADALVESGSGPVGLTASELVDPGRRLLNRWLRGG